The Toxorhynchites rutilus septentrionalis strain SRP chromosome 3, ASM2978413v1, whole genome shotgun sequence genome includes a region encoding these proteins:
- the LOC129774657 gene encoding probable cytochrome P450 28d1 has translation MLWTIIGIVSGLVGAAYLFLAWEFNHWKKTGIKGPKPKLLFGNVPSRLTQKRHPFYDYQRIYNDYKDEPVVGYFSVRTPHLMIRDPELIKEVLSKSFRNFSANDFSNLVDEKSDPLLARNPFSSTGEKWKTRRAEITPAFTTNRIKALSVLMEDVCARMTNHVTQKIAQNECTFDTKELMTKYTTDVVSNCIFAIDAQSFTKEKPEIREMGRRIMDLNVTAQIVFTLVTFIPSITNFYKFTFVPRDVQEFFIHIMREAIQHRKKNNIVRNDFLDHLLSLEEKKQISDIDIAGHGVSFFADGFETSSWMMTYCLYDLASNPAVQRQVREEIRSVQASKKTLDYDTVGEMTYLEQVCNETLRLHTIIPVLAKRCTEDVELTGSKDRKIHITAGTTVTIPYFVQFDPLYYDEPEKFKPERFAPETGGVKPYREKGVYFPFGDGPRMCLGMRFAMAQAKRGIVEIIDKFEITVNPKTKEPLVFEPKLFMLNVVGGIWLDFKPIVNSM, from the exons ATGTTGTGGACTATAATTGGCATAGTGTCCGGCCTAGTGGGAGCAGCTTATCTGTTCTTAGCCTGGGAGTTTAATCACTGGAAGAAAACCGGTATCAAAGGACCCAAACCAAAGTTATTGTTCGGGAATGTTCCCAGCAGACTGACACAGAAACGACATCCTTTCTACGACTATCAGCGAATCTATAA CGACTATAAGGATGAGCCTGTAGTTGGATACTTCAGCGTGCGCACTCCACATCTCATGATCCGCGACCCCGAGTTGATCAAAGAGGTTCTCTCGAAAAGCTTTCGGAATTTTTCCGCCAATGATTTCTCCAACTTGGTAGACGAAAAGTCCGACCCACTGCTGGCACGCAACCCTTTCAGCTCGACCggagaaaaatggaaaacacgGCGAGCGGAAATTACTCCGGCTTTTACGACCAATAGA ATAAAAGCCTTGTCCGTTTTGATGGAAGATGTATGCGCTCGGATGACGAATCATGTTACTCAAAAAATTGCACAGAATGAGTGTACATTCGACACGAAAGAG TTAATGACAAAGTACACCACGGATGTAGTTTCCAACTGCATTTTCGCAATTGACGCACAATCGTTCACCAAGGAGAAACCTGAAATACGGGAAATGGGACGACGCATCATGGATTTGAATGTCACCGCGCAAATTGTTTTCACACTGGTCACATTTATTCCTTCGATCACAAATTTTTACAAGTTCACTTTTGTCCCGCGGGATGTTCAGGAATTCTTCATCCACATCATGAGAGAAGCTATCCAACATCGCAAGAAGAACAACATTGTTCGTAATGATTTCCTCGATCATCTGCTATCGTTAGAAGAGAAGAAGCAAATCTCTGATATCGACATCGCAGGACACGGTGTGTCCTTCTTCGCCGATGGATTTGAAACATCAAGTTGGATGATGACCTATTGTCTGTACGACCTGGCATCGAATCCAGCCGTTCAACGTCAAGTTAGGGAAGAAATTCGTAGCGTACAAGCTAGCAAGAAAACCCTAGACTATGATACGGTAGGGGAGATGACCTATCTGGAACAAGTTTGCAACGAAACACTTCGATTACACACAATCATTCCGGTGCTTGCCAAACGATGCACTGAGGATGTCGAATTGACAGGATCAAAAGATAGGAAAATTCATATTACAGCCGGGACGACCGTCACTATCCCATATTTTGTCCAGTTCGATCCACTTTACTACGATGAGCCGGAAAAATTCAAACCCGAACGCTTTGCCCCGGAAACTGGTGGTGTGAAGCCGTACAGAGAGAAAGGAGTTTATTTCCCATTTGGAGATGGTCCAAGAATGTGTCTTGGAATGCGCTTTGCAATGGCACAGGCGAAGAGAGGAATCGTGGAGATTATCGATAAATTTGAGATCACAGTTAATCCGAAGACGAAGGAACCGCTGGTCTTTGAACCAAAACTTTTCATGCTCAATGTAGTCGGTGGTATTTGGTTGGATTTCAAACCAATTGTTAACAGTATGTGA